The Brachyhypopomus gauderio isolate BG-103 chromosome 2, BGAUD_0.2, whole genome shotgun sequence genome contains a region encoding:
- the c2h11orf16 gene encoding uncharacterized protein C11orf16 homolog, whose protein sequence is MTMASRNEFPDSQSVIPALMGRDRNVTFVLDTSESMTAVLGTVKYLIIQTLLSKASLRNSLFNINTFSYKVTPWSDHMIPCAPDTVYEALGWIHALRTSPGNDLLTALTTAFSDPICQAVHLVTNSLPDNPERCLNALSAFQTRPVHTFYISEKQALDSETSDFLKCFTSATRGSCYKLSLNLDGTSEQVVLLHSALGQNQDPSHSEDRGCQALCYNPTHAIHLSPYWCCIRNPFTGTPCVPARVMRGAEFFPGCRVLARKEADGFYYLGTIVNQLQDRGGMFMVAFDKPVPRGDSGTEMAWPQLTCQPDMVSIGQAHGRALGPGDTVLAPVELQLGRYGPGRILSGTELRDPLKGGEGNGLLVLFWNGVQMYIPINLAMWIPASHHERIVRELQPCVFKPSCLSHAHYSHINWTPPCCIHQGLQATSSLCACPIKSCHFLTPCLCTSSHRKEVLETKCDQLKELKNSQDTKTPLCSSSPSDSSEDDDQDQDDEARKRFRAPGSKLVSRSVNTDISCLKKAQCETQSRPAWRYWRRGASEPHHKQPGRPVKTSPNINHTESGNITDLGIYSSISTPTNHSSLFKLVPDPVRAGKTGRMMFGCTGPEPPSEAVSPLTMALNEI, encoded by the exons ATGACGATGGCCTCTAGAAACGAGTTCCCTGATAGTCAGAGTGTCATACCGGCACTGATGGGAAGAGACAGGAATGTCACCTTCGTACTGGACACCTCTGAGTCTATGACTGCTGTTCTGGGAACAGTGAAGTATCTGATTATTCAGACTCTTCTCAGCAAAGCCTCACTCAGGAACTCTCTCTTCAACATCAACACCTTTTCATATAAG GTCACACCATGGTCTGATCACATGATCCCTTGTGCCCCAGATACGGTGTACGAGGCACTAGGCTGGATCCACGCTCTCAGGACCAGTCCAGGAAATGATCTCCTCACAGCACTAACGACCGCATTCTCAGATCCCATCTGTCAGGCTGTCCATCTTGTGACCAACAGTCTCCCAGACAACCCAGAGAGATGTCTGAATGCACTGTCTGCTTTTCAGACACGCCCTGTTCATACATTTTACATATCTGAAAAGCAGGCTTTGGACAGCGAAACCTCAGACTTCTTGAAGTGCTTTACGtcagccactagagggagctGTTACAAGCTGTCTCTAAATTTAGATGGCACTTCTGAGCAG GTAGTTCTGTTGCACTCAGCACTTGGCCAAAATCAAGATCCATCACACTCAGAGGACAGAGGGTGTCAGGCACTGTGCTACAACCCAACACATGCCATCCATCTCTCACCATACTG GTGTTGTATCAGAAATCCCTTTACTGGAACCCCGTGTGTTCCCGCTCGAGTGATGAGGGGTGCCGAGTTCTTTCCAGGCTGTCGTGTGTTAGCAAGGAAGGAGGCTGATGGCTTCTACTACCTGGGGACAATTGTGAACCAGCTACAG GACAGGGGAGgaatgtttatggtggcatTTGATAAACCCGTACCCAGAGGGGACAGCGGCACAGAAATGGCATGGCCTCAGTTAACATGCCAACCCGACATGGTGAGCATTGGTCAGGCACATGGGCGAGCTTTAGGACCAGGAGACACCGTGCTGGCACCGGTGGAGCTGCAGCTGGGTAGATATGGTCCAGGCAGGATTCTCTCAGGCACAGAACTACGAGACCCACTTAAGG GCGGAGAAGGCAATGGACTGCTTGTTCTCTTTTGGAATGGAGTTCAAATGTACATTCCCATCAACCTGGCCATGTGGATACCAGCTTCGCATCATGAGAGGATCGTCAGGGAACTCCAACCTTGTGTCTTCAAACCATCTTGCCTAAGCCATGCCCACTACAGTCACATTAACTGGACTCCACCCTGTTGTATACATCAGGGCCTCCAAGCGACTTCTTCCTTGTGTGCTTGTCCAATCAAAAGCTGCCACTTCTTAACCCCATGTTTATGCACAAGCAGTCACAGGAAAGAAGTGTTGGAGACGAAATGTGATCAACTGAAGGAACTGAAGAACTCTCAAGACACCAAGACGCCTTTATGTTCATCATCGCCCTCAGATTCTAGCGAGGATGACGACCAGGACCAGGATGATGAGGCCAGAAAAAGGTTTCGTGCCCCAGGGTCAAAGCTGGTGAGCCGCTCGGTGAACACAGATATCTCATGCCTGAAAAAGGCCCAGTGTGAGACCCAAAGTAGGCCTGCCTGGAGGTACTGGAGAAGAGGAGCCTCAgaaccacaccacaaacaaccaG GGAGGCCAGTCAAAACATCTCCAAACATCAACCACACTGAGTCTGGAAACATCACGGATCTCGGGATTTATTCATCCATTTCTACCCCCACCAATCACAGCTCATTATTTAAACTGGTTCCAGATCCTGTAAGAGCAGGTAAAACAGGAAGAATGATGTTTGGCTGTACTGGTCCAGAACCTCCATCTGAGGCTGTATCTCCACTGACTATGGCACTGAATGAAATCTGA
- the LOC143485153 gene encoding nuclear receptor-interacting protein 3-like isoform X2, producing MGGATTHTSSSGRADALRSPLARTKLFHLLISIDQTGRFVMEHVAISRGWGTNKPGLLRLTCLCLYKEADTRHASRRVNRVMFSGARADSNKNGMEIKEAAALRKQRRIKQGIQFLHKDSADLLPLDGLKKLGTSKEGPHNILQRRLLETSLSRNRLNSLNMKPPYKNIMQNHSVNSRAQDTDDDLFQVTCQCLGREVAVTLDTGCTANLISSVSVEKLGVKEKMISRKAEDDLPVQHNLPVTGHIELSLVIGQLKADLPFSVVEIDRTFMSLGTKTLKSLKCIIDTEKQMLTVGKSEREQINFVGRCENDVSME from the exons ATGGGCGGGGCCACGACGCACACGAGCTCCTCGGGACGTGCCGACGCGCTCCGGTCTCCACTGGCGCGAACGAAACTCTTTCATCTTCTAATCTCGATTGATCAGACGGGACGATTTGTCATG GAGCATGTCGCTATCAGCCGTGGATGGGGGACGAACAAACCGGGGCTCCTCCGCCTCACCTGTTTGTGCTTATATAAAGAGGCGGACACGCGGCACGCCAGTCGACGCGTGAACAGAGTGATGTTTTCTGGGGCACGAGCGGACAGCAACAAAAACGGCATGGAAATCAAGGAGGCGGCGGCTCTTCGGAAGCAACGCAGAATAAAACAGGGAATCCAATTTTTACACAAAGATTCCGCGGATCTACTGCCATTAGATGGCCTTAAGAAACTTGGAACTTCAAAAGAAGGA CCCCACAACAttctccagaggagactgctgGAGACCAGCTTATCACGAAACAGGCTGAACAGCCTCAACATGAAGCCACCTTACAAGAACATCATGCAGAACCACAGTGTTAACAGCAGGGCACAAGACACGGACGACGACCTCTTCCAGGTCACGTGTCAG TGCTTAGGACGAGAGGTGGCAGTCACACTTGACACAGGCTGTACGGCGAATCTCATATCATCAGTCAGTGTGGAAAAGCTTGG TGTGAAGGAAAAGATGATCAGCAGAAAAGCTGAGGACGACCTACCAGTCCAGCACAACCTTCCCGTTACTGGACACATCGAGCTCAGTTTGGTCATTGGACAGTTAAAGGCAGATCTTCCCTTTAGTGTTGTCG AAATTGACAGGACATTCATGTCCCTTGGCACCAAGACACTCaaatctctgaag TGCATCATTGACACTGAAAAGCAGATGCTGACTGTAGGAAAATCTGAAAGGGAACAAATTAATTTTGTTGGGAGGTGTGAAAATGATG TCTCCATGGAATAG
- the LOC143485153 gene encoding nuclear receptor-interacting protein 3-like isoform X4, which translates to MFSGARADSNKNGMEIKEAAALRKQRRIKQGIQFLHKDSADLLPLDGLKKLGTSKEGQPHNILQRRLLETSLSRNRLNSLNMKPPYKNIMQNHSVNSRAQDTDDDLFQVTCQCLGREVAVTLDTGCTANLISSVSVEKLGVKEKMISRKAEDDLPVQHNLPVTGHIELSLVIGQLKADLPFSVVEIDRTFMSLGTKTLKSLKCIIDTEKQMLTVGKSEREQINFVGRCENDVSME; encoded by the exons ATGTTTTCTGGGGCACGAGCGGACAGCAACAAAAACGGCATGGAAATCAAGGAGGCGGCGGCTCTTCGGAAGCAACGCAGAATAAAACAGGGAATCCAATTTTTACACAAAGATTCCGCGGATCTACTGCCATTAGATGGCCTTAAGAAACTTGGAACTTCAAAAGAAGGA CAGCCCCACAACAttctccagaggagactgctgGAGACCAGCTTATCACGAAACAGGCTGAACAGCCTCAACATGAAGCCACCTTACAAGAACATCATGCAGAACCACAGTGTTAACAGCAGGGCACAAGACACGGACGACGACCTCTTCCAGGTCACGTGTCAG TGCTTAGGACGAGAGGTGGCAGTCACACTTGACACAGGCTGTACGGCGAATCTCATATCATCAGTCAGTGTGGAAAAGCTTGG TGTGAAGGAAAAGATGATCAGCAGAAAAGCTGAGGACGACCTACCAGTCCAGCACAACCTTCCCGTTACTGGACACATCGAGCTCAGTTTGGTCATTGGACAGTTAAAGGCAGATCTTCCCTTTAGTGTTGTCG AAATTGACAGGACATTCATGTCCCTTGGCACCAAGACACTCaaatctctgaag TGCATCATTGACACTGAAAAGCAGATGCTGACTGTAGGAAAATCTGAAAGGGAACAAATTAATTTTGTTGGGAGGTGTGAAAATGATG TCTCCATGGAATAG
- the LOC143485153 gene encoding nuclear receptor-interacting protein 3-like isoform X1: MGGATTHTSSSGRADALRSPLARTKLFHLLISIDQTGRFVMEHVAISRGWGTNKPGLLRLTCLCLYKEADTRHASRRVNRVMFSGARADSNKNGMEIKEAAALRKQRRIKQGIQFLHKDSADLLPLDGLKKLGTSKEGQPHNILQRRLLETSLSRNRLNSLNMKPPYKNIMQNHSVNSRAQDTDDDLFQVTCQCLGREVAVTLDTGCTANLISSVSVEKLGVKEKMISRKAEDDLPVQHNLPVTGHIELSLVIGQLKADLPFSVVEIDRTFMSLGTKTLKSLKCIIDTEKQMLTVGKSEREQINFVGRCENDVSME, translated from the exons ATGGGCGGGGCCACGACGCACACGAGCTCCTCGGGACGTGCCGACGCGCTCCGGTCTCCACTGGCGCGAACGAAACTCTTTCATCTTCTAATCTCGATTGATCAGACGGGACGATTTGTCATG GAGCATGTCGCTATCAGCCGTGGATGGGGGACGAACAAACCGGGGCTCCTCCGCCTCACCTGTTTGTGCTTATATAAAGAGGCGGACACGCGGCACGCCAGTCGACGCGTGAACAGAGTGATGTTTTCTGGGGCACGAGCGGACAGCAACAAAAACGGCATGGAAATCAAGGAGGCGGCGGCTCTTCGGAAGCAACGCAGAATAAAACAGGGAATCCAATTTTTACACAAAGATTCCGCGGATCTACTGCCATTAGATGGCCTTAAGAAACTTGGAACTTCAAAAGAAGGA CAGCCCCACAACAttctccagaggagactgctgGAGACCAGCTTATCACGAAACAGGCTGAACAGCCTCAACATGAAGCCACCTTACAAGAACATCATGCAGAACCACAGTGTTAACAGCAGGGCACAAGACACGGACGACGACCTCTTCCAGGTCACGTGTCAG TGCTTAGGACGAGAGGTGGCAGTCACACTTGACACAGGCTGTACGGCGAATCTCATATCATCAGTCAGTGTGGAAAAGCTTGG TGTGAAGGAAAAGATGATCAGCAGAAAAGCTGAGGACGACCTACCAGTCCAGCACAACCTTCCCGTTACTGGACACATCGAGCTCAGTTTGGTCATTGGACAGTTAAAGGCAGATCTTCCCTTTAGTGTTGTCG AAATTGACAGGACATTCATGTCCCTTGGCACCAAGACACTCaaatctctgaag TGCATCATTGACACTGAAAAGCAGATGCTGACTGTAGGAAAATCTGAAAGGGAACAAATTAATTTTGTTGGGAGGTGTGAAAATGATG TCTCCATGGAATAG
- the LOC143485153 gene encoding nuclear receptor-interacting protein 3-like isoform X3, which yields MHLRSSSLLPEHVAISRGWGTNKPGLLRLTCLCLYKEADTRHASRRVNRVMFSGARADSNKNGMEIKEAAALRKQRRIKQGIQFLHKDSADLLPLDGLKKLGTSKEGQPHNILQRRLLETSLSRNRLNSLNMKPPYKNIMQNHSVNSRAQDTDDDLFQVTCQCLGREVAVTLDTGCTANLISSVSVEKLGVKEKMISRKAEDDLPVQHNLPVTGHIELSLVIGQLKADLPFSVVEIDRTFMSLGTKTLKSLKCIIDTEKQMLTVGKSEREQINFVGRCENDVSME from the exons ATGCATTTAAGATCTTCCAGCTTGCTTCCG GAGCATGTCGCTATCAGCCGTGGATGGGGGACGAACAAACCGGGGCTCCTCCGCCTCACCTGTTTGTGCTTATATAAAGAGGCGGACACGCGGCACGCCAGTCGACGCGTGAACAGAGTGATGTTTTCTGGGGCACGAGCGGACAGCAACAAAAACGGCATGGAAATCAAGGAGGCGGCGGCTCTTCGGAAGCAACGCAGAATAAAACAGGGAATCCAATTTTTACACAAAGATTCCGCGGATCTACTGCCATTAGATGGCCTTAAGAAACTTGGAACTTCAAAAGAAGGA CAGCCCCACAACAttctccagaggagactgctgGAGACCAGCTTATCACGAAACAGGCTGAACAGCCTCAACATGAAGCCACCTTACAAGAACATCATGCAGAACCACAGTGTTAACAGCAGGGCACAAGACACGGACGACGACCTCTTCCAGGTCACGTGTCAG TGCTTAGGACGAGAGGTGGCAGTCACACTTGACACAGGCTGTACGGCGAATCTCATATCATCAGTCAGTGTGGAAAAGCTTGG TGTGAAGGAAAAGATGATCAGCAGAAAAGCTGAGGACGACCTACCAGTCCAGCACAACCTTCCCGTTACTGGACACATCGAGCTCAGTTTGGTCATTGGACAGTTAAAGGCAGATCTTCCCTTTAGTGTTGTCG AAATTGACAGGACATTCATGTCCCTTGGCACCAAGACACTCaaatctctgaag TGCATCATTGACACTGAAAAGCAGATGCTGACTGTAGGAAAATCTGAAAGGGAACAAATTAATTTTGTTGGGAGGTGTGAAAATGATG TCTCCATGGAATAG